CCGATGGGTGAAATGACGTTCTGCCCGGCGAGAACGAGCGGCGCGTTCACCACGGTCAGGATCACGCTGACCGCGAACGTTTGCACCAGTACGCGCAGCGCGGCCCGGAGGATTTTCTCGGGCACGCCGCGTGTTTCTTCGATGAGCTGTTCTACTGGCGTGAGTTCGCGCGGTTTGAGCCAGCGCACCGCGCCCCACAGCAAAACGAACACGCTCAGAAAGGACAACTGGCACCCGGCGGTGAACGGGTCCGTCGGGTTCACGACCAGCACGACGAGCCACGCAAGCGCGAACACGTTCGCCATGATGACCGGTCGGCGCAGAATGATTCCGCCGCATACGGCAACCACCATCACCGCCGCACGAACGGCGGAGGGACGCGCACCGGTGAGGAGCGCGTAACCGAGCAGCAGCGCCGCGACCGCCCAGGCCGCGTGCCGCCGCCGCACCCCGCACACCCGAAACACGAGCCACGCGAACCACCCCAGAATTACCAGGTGCTGGCCCGAGATCGCGAGCACGTGAATCACGCCGGTGCGCACATAGACGTCCCACTCCTCGCGGTCCAGAGCGGTGCTGTCGCCAAGGAGCAGCGCGGTGGCGAGCCCGGATTCGTCCTTCGGAAGCGATCGGGCTAGTGCTCGCGAACCCCAGCCGCGAATCACCGCAAGCCAACCGAACAGCGATGCGCGCCAGCCCTCTTCGAGCCGCACAACGGCATCGGAAGAACGCTTCACTCGCAAATCGGCCGTAATTCGGCGATCGAGCAGGAACGCCCGGTAATCGCGCTCGCCGGGATTATGTGGGCCGTCGGGAAGTGTCAGGCGCCCAAAAACTTCCACCACATCGCCGCAATGCAAATCGTCGATCCGCCCCTCCACCGAAAGCCGCACGTTTCCGGTCGCCGCGTTCCAGCCCGCGCTGCCTTCGACCGCTGTTATTTCCAGCACGCCCGTACTGCTCGCGTCGCGCTGTACCGTCAGTAGCGGGTCGTGACGCGGCGGGCGAAAGCGGTCGGGTTCTTCTGCGAGCCGCCCGCGAACACGGACCGCGACCGGAGCATCCTTCGCGAACGCGGCGATGCCATTGGGGGCGTCGGGGTTCCGGTGCGCATGGTGGTGTGCCGCAGCGAGCACCCCCGCACAGACGAGAAGCCACCCGAACGCGACTTGTGGCGACGTTCGGCGCGAGAAATACCAACCCACGAGCGCCAGTACCGCGGCGGGCAATGCCCAATCGAGCGGCACGCCGATGTACCGGTCCGCGAGCAGCCCCATGGTCGCGGCTAGAGCTACGGGAACGAGCGGGGCGCGTGCCCACTCGCGCCAGGGAGCCGGCGCGGGTACGGGCGCGTCGTCAAATGCGGGCGAGTTCGTGGGCATCGGCGAATATCGTACCCGCTCGCTACTTGGCGAACCTCCACGTTCCCACTGAAATGCGGGTATGAACACCGTCCGCGTGAACCTCGGCTCCCGCAGTTACGACATCGTCATCACTCCCGGTGATCCCGCGGGCATCGGCCCGTTTGTGCGCTCCGCGTTGCGAAAAGCCTCCACCGCCCTCGTCGTGTGCGACGCGAACACGCAGGCCCACGGTCGCACGGTCGAAGCGACTCTCACCGCGGCGGGGCTGCGAACCGGGTTCGCCACTGTGCCGGCGGGGGAGCCGTCGAAGTGCATGGAGCAGCTCGCGAAGCTCTACGACGCGCTTTACGACCTCGCGGCCGATCGCAGTACGGCCGTGGTCGCGGTGGGCGGCGGGGTGATCGGTGACCTCGCGGGGTTCGCGGCGGCGAGCTACAACCGCGGGCTGCCGCTCGTGATGGTGCCGACGACGTCCCTGTCGATGGTCGATTCGTCCGTCGGCGGGAAGACCGGCATCAACCATCCGAAGGGCAAGAACCTGATCGGCGCGTTCCACCAACCCGCCGGCGTGTGGATCGACCTCTCGTACCTCGACACGCTCCCGGAGCGCGAGTTCCTCAGCGGGCTCGCCGAAGTCGTGAAGTACGGCGTCATTCTGGACGCGGAGTTCTTCGCGTACCTGGAAGCCAACGCTGCCGCGGTTCGCGCACGCACCCCGCAAGCACTGGCGCACATCGTTTCGCGCTCTTGCCGGCTCAAGGCCGACGTGGTGGAGAAGGACGAGCACGAAACGACCGGTTTGCGGGCCATTCTGAACTACGGGCACACGTTCGCACACGCTTTCGAGACGTGTGGCGGGTACGGCTCGCTGCTGCACGGCGAAGCGGTGTCGATCGGGATGGAATGTGCGGCCCGGCTCGCCCGGAAGATGGAACTGATCGGCGCCGATTTCGTGGCGCGCCAGACGAAGCTGCTCCAAGCGATCGCGCTCCCGATCGTGCCCCCCGCACAGTGGCCGACGGACGAACTCATCGCGGTGATGCGGCGCGACAAGAAGGCCGTGGGGGGCCAGATGCGGTTCATTCTGCCCACGCAGCTCGGCGCGGTGAAGCTGTTCGATAACGTCCCCGAACCGCTCGTGCGGGACGTGCTGGAGTCCCGATGACGTACTCCGGGCTGGCGAACTGGCTGCGCGACCGGCTGTGGGTCGGGGTCGTCATCGGGTGCGTGCCGTGGGCCGTGTGGATCGCGAGCCTCGCTTCCGGTGGCTGGTATAAAGACAGCCGAGATCAGCTCGTCGGCACCGATCACCTCGCGTTCTTCCACGCCGCACGGCTCATACGCGACGGCGAATCGTACCGCCTTTACAACTACAACGAACTCGCGGACACGAAGTACCAACAGCAGCTACTCGGCTGGGACTGGAACGGCTTCGAGGCGTACCGCAACCCGCCGTTCTACGCGCTCCTGTACGTACCCACTGCCGGGTTATCGTACCCGGTAAGTTTCCTGATCTGGACCGGCATCGGCTTCGCGCTGTTGGGGCTTGCCGTCCGGCTGCTCACCCCCGAACGCCCCGGGCGTGCGTTCCTGTGGGCTCTCACGTTCTTTCCGGTGTTCGCGACCGTGAGCTTCGGCCAGAACACACTCATCAGCCTCGCGATTTTTGCGGGCGTGTACCGGCTCTTGCATTCCGACCGACCGTTCGCGGCCGGGTTGGTCGCGGGTCTACTGTGGTTCAAGCCGCAACTGCTGCTCGGGCTGTTCGTGTGGTGGGCGTTCGAGCCGCGTCGGTACTTCCGCTGCTGGCTCGGCGCTGGTGTCACTGGCGCGATCCTCGCTGCGGTGTCGTGGACCGTCATCCCAGAGGGCTCGCGCGCGTTCGTTCAAACACTGGCCACGAACGCTGGGTTCGGCGGGTTCGGTCAGTGGAACGTCGTGAACCCGAAGGCGTTTTTTGTGCTGCTCTTGCCAGTATTCCCGCAGCTACACTGGCCGCTCGCGGCGCTGTGCTCGCTCACAAGTATCGTGATCGCGTGGCGGGTGAAGCAGAAAACGGGCGCGCCGGTAACGGTGATGTTCCCGGTCGCGGTGTTTTTGTCGCTGTGGGCTTCGCCGCACGCGCTCATTTATGAGTGGACGCTGCTCGTTGCTGCGGCCGCGGTGTTGTGGGAGGCGCGGCCCGAATCGCGCGCGACCTGGCTCTGTTTGTTCGCGCTCGCGTGGATCGGGCTGAGCGTCACGACCGCGCTCGCCCGCGTGCAAGACCTCCAGAAGTTCCCGGTAGTCCTTCAAGTCGGCGTGCCGGTGATGGCGATCGTAGGTTGGCTCGCGGCGCGGGAGTTGGTGCGAACGTCTCGCGCCCAGTTGTGAACAAAATTTGGCCACCCGGTTGGGAGGGCGAACCGCGGCCGCCGTTCCCGAACAAGCCCGCACGCGAACTTGACCCGCCCTCACACGCCCTCGACAATTCCGGTAGAATGGATCTACCGCTCGCTTCCCACCTTTGACGGACATTTTCTCCAATGGCCCAGCGGCGCGTCGGATTGTGGTTAATTGGTGCGTGTGGCGGCGTCGCCAGCACGACCGCTCTGGGGCTTTCTGCGCTCGCGCGCGGGCACACCCCGACAACGGGTATGGTGACCGCCCTTCCCCAATTCCGCGGGCACGACTTCGACGAACCGGCCGCGTTCGTTCTCGGCGGGCACGACATCCGGAAGGGGAACTTCGTTACCGCGGCGCGCGAACTGCACGAGCGGGCGAACGTGTTCGACGAGCGGACGCTGGCCGCGTGCGCGGGCGACCTCGAAACGTGGTCCGCGAACCTGCGCCCGGGCGTGGTGTACCGCCCCAACGCGGCGATCACCGCGCTCGCCGATCGGGGCGACATGCGTCGGGCCAACACCGCGCGCGAAGCCATTGATGCGATCCAGGGCGACCTCAAGGCGTTCAAAGCGGCCAACAAGCTCGATCAGGTCGTGGTGGTGAACGCGGCCTCGACCGAGCCGCCGTTTGAAGCGACCGATGAACAGAAGTCGCTGGAGTTGCTCGTTCCCGCGCTGGACCGCCCCGCACCCGCCGCGCTCCCCACGAGTGGCGTGTATGCGTTTGCCGCGATTGATGCCGGCTTGCCCTACGTGAACATGACGCCGAGTCGCGGCGCGACGCTCCCGGCGCTCGAGGAACTCGCACGCAAGCGCGGCGTCCCGCACGCGGGGCAAGACCTCAAGACCGGCGAAACGCTCATCAAATCGGTGCTGGCCCCGATGTTCGCCCGGCGAAATCTCCGGGTGCTCAGTTGGGTCGGGCACAACATCCTCGGCAACCGCGACGGGCAGGTGCTCAACGATCCGGACAACAAGGTGAGCAAGGTGAAGAGCAAGGATCTGTTGCTCGCGGAGCTGCTCGGGTACAAGCCGCAGTCGCACGTGAGCATCGAGTACATCGAGTCGCTGGACGACTGGAAGACCGCGTGGGACCACATTCACTTTGAAGGGTTCCTCGGAACGAAGATGATGATGCAGTTCACGTGGCAGGGGTGCGACTCGCTTCTCGCCGCCCCCCTCGTGATCGACCTCGTCCGGCTAGCGGCCCTTGCACAACGCCGCGGCGAGAGCGGCCCGATGCCGCACACCGCGTGCTTCTTCAAGAGCCCCGTCGGAGTCACGGAACACGACTTCGGCAAGCAGTTCCAGATGCTGGAAGACTATTTGGTTGGGATTAAATAAATGCAAGCCGCGGATCAACGCAGATGGAACGCAGATCAGAAAAGAAGGATTTGAATCGAATACGCTTCTTGTCTTGATCCGCGCTTATCTGCGTCGATCCGCGGCTTCTCTTCACACTGCAACGAGGCCATCGCCGCACAAGTGAAGACAGCAGCAACGTTTAAACAACCATCAGTAACGCATCTGCCGCAAAAATCTCGATTTTGACGCAAGTATTGTCCGCTGGTGCGTTCTTAAGACCGCGGCGGGCGCGGGGGGTGAACTTCTGGGCCGGGTCCGGTTCAGAGAGCATTCCGCACACAGGCGAGACAAATGTTTCCCACATAACGACATAGCGGCACCCTCGCACCTGCCCGTAGGAGTTGCCGCATGATGTCACGCTCACATTTCGCGCGAGCAACGGCCCTCTGCGCCGTGTTCGCGTTTACGACGTCCGGGCGCGCACAAGACCCGGTGCCGTTACCGCTGCCCGTTCCACCCACGAAGCCCGAGAGAGTCGACCCGGCGTCCCAGCCGGTCACGGTTGTCGAACGCGGACCAATTCACGAAGCTTTTGCTCAGCCCGGCGCCGGTGTGCGTGGGCGCGGGATCACCGCTCCCAAAGCGCCGCCGCCTCCGATCGACGAAGTGCCCCCGAACGTGAAAGTTGAAAGCCAGATCGCGCGGTGGATTCCGGGTCAGTGGCAGTGGGACGCGGATCGAACTGACTTTGTCTGGGTGTGCGGGTGCTACCGCAACGTGCCGCCCGGACGCACCTGGGAACCGGGGCGCTGGAAGGAAATCAAATCCGAGTGGACCTACTTCCCCGGTTACTGGCGCCCGATTGAAACGAAAACGCTCCCCGCGGATCTGCCCGAACCGCCCGTACCCAAAGACGAGTCTCC
This region of Gemmata massiliana genomic DNA includes:
- a CDS encoding inositol-3-phosphate synthase, whose amino-acid sequence is MAQRRVGLWLIGACGGVASTTALGLSALARGHTPTTGMVTALPQFRGHDFDEPAAFVLGGHDIRKGNFVTAARELHERANVFDERTLAACAGDLETWSANLRPGVVYRPNAAITALADRGDMRRANTAREAIDAIQGDLKAFKAANKLDQVVVVNAASTEPPFEATDEQKSLELLVPALDRPAPAALPTSGVYAFAAIDAGLPYVNMTPSRGATLPALEELARKRGVPHAGQDLKTGETLIKSVLAPMFARRNLRVLSWVGHNILGNRDGQVLNDPDNKVSKVKSKDLLLAELLGYKPQSHVSIEYIESLDDWKTAWDHIHFEGFLGTKMMMQFTWQGCDSLLAAPLVIDLVRLAALAQRRGESGPMPHTACFFKSPVGVTEHDFGKQFQMLEDYLVGIK
- the aroB gene encoding 3-dehydroquinate synthase, whose product is MNTVRVNLGSRSYDIVITPGDPAGIGPFVRSALRKASTALVVCDANTQAHGRTVEATLTAAGLRTGFATVPAGEPSKCMEQLAKLYDALYDLAADRSTAVVAVGGGVIGDLAGFAAASYNRGLPLVMVPTTSLSMVDSSVGGKTGINHPKGKNLIGAFHQPAGVWIDLSYLDTLPEREFLSGLAEVVKYGVILDAEFFAYLEANAAAVRARTPQALAHIVSRSCRLKADVVEKDEHETTGLRAILNYGHTFAHAFETCGGYGSLLHGEAVSIGMECAARLARKMELIGADFVARQTKLLQAIALPIVPPAQWPTDELIAVMRRDKKAVGGQMRFILPTQLGAVKLFDNVPEPLVRDVLESR
- a CDS encoding ComEC/Rec2 family competence protein, with amino-acid sequence MPTNSPAFDDAPVPAPAPWREWARAPLVPVALAATMGLLADRYIGVPLDWALPAAVLALVGWYFSRRTSPQVAFGWLLVCAGVLAAAHHHAHRNPDAPNGIAAFAKDAPVAVRVRGRLAEEPDRFRPPRHDPLLTVQRDASSTGVLEITAVEGSAGWNAATGNVRLSVEGRIDDLHCGDVVEVFGRLTLPDGPHNPGERDYRAFLLDRRITADLRVKRSSDAVVRLEEGWRASLFGWLAVIRGWGSRALARSLPKDESGLATALLLGDSTALDREEWDVYVRTGVIHVLAISGQHLVILGWFAWLVFRVCGVRRRHAAWAVAALLLGYALLTGARPSAVRAAVMVVAVCGGIILRRPVIMANVFALAWLVVLVVNPTDPFTAGCQLSFLSVFVLLWGAVRWLKPRELTPVEQLIEETRGVPEKILRAALRVLVQTFAVSVILTVVNAPLVLAGQNVISPIGMLLGPPLILLTAIALVTGFLLLIVSPAGSWVAEPFARVTEWCMAACEWLVHLGDRVPGGYVYCPAPPMWWLVGFYALVVGLVLFDGTRAKRFLAAICAWVFVGLALGLPPRTSDELRVTFLAVGHGCCVVIETPDGRVLLYDTGTTAGPDAMRRVVAPYLWSRGIGRIDEVFLSHADLDHFNGLPELLRRFHVGQVTMTPTFPDKNSPGVGAVLAALETRDVPRRTVVAGERFTAGNVSFEVLHPPAVGPEGTENARSLVLLVRHEGHTILLTGDLEGEGQTLVTAKPIAPVDVLLAPHHGAKTANAPRGPAEKPEPGTVASWARPKLVVSSQRTGSATAHLHANYGAVGATVWDTPTAGAVTVRSHATGVTAEAFRTHEMGVVTRGK
- a CDS encoding glycosyltransferase family 87 protein — protein: MTYSGLANWLRDRLWVGVVIGCVPWAVWIASLASGGWYKDSRDQLVGTDHLAFFHAARLIRDGESYRLYNYNELADTKYQQQLLGWDWNGFEAYRNPPFYALLYVPTAGLSYPVSFLIWTGIGFALLGLAVRLLTPERPGRAFLWALTFFPVFATVSFGQNTLISLAIFAGVYRLLHSDRPFAAGLVAGLLWFKPQLLLGLFVWWAFEPRRYFRCWLGAGVTGAILAAVSWTVIPEGSRAFVQTLATNAGFGGFGQWNVVNPKAFFVLLLPVFPQLHWPLAALCSLTSIVIAWRVKQKTGAPVTVMFPVAVFLSLWASPHALIYEWTLLVAAAAVLWEARPESRATWLCLFALAWIGLSVTTALARVQDLQKFPVVLQVGVPVMAIVGWLAARELVRTSRAQL